The genomic segment CGGCGCCCGCTGGCTGCGCGCCGATCCGGCCTGCATGGTGCCGGACATGCACGGCGCGCGGATGATGGCCTACGGCGAAACACTGCGGCCGACCCTGGCTGATTGCCTGGCCCTGCTGCCGGTGCTGCAGCCGTTGTTCGCCGATGCCGGGTTCGTGCTCGACGCACCGGATCCTTCGCGCTGGTACCTGCGGCTTCCGATCGACCTGGCGCTGCCCGAGTTCGACAACCCGGACGAAGTGCTGGGCGATGACCTGTTCTCGCACCTGCCGGAAGGCGAGGGCGGCCGCCGCTGGCGGGCCTTGATGACCGAGGCGCAGGTGCTGCTGCACAACCATTCCTGGAACCAGCAGCGCGTGGCCCAGGGGCAACAGCCGATCAATTCGCTGTGGTTCTGGGGCGGTGGCGTGATGCCGGTGTCGGTCAGCACGGCGCATGCGCAGGTGCGCAGCCGCGATGCCCTGCTGCAGGGCCTGGCGCTGGCGGCTGGCGTGGCGGTGGATGGCGAGCAGGCGGTGGATGCGTTGGTCGACCTGCGCCAACTGCGTTCATCGCAGCAGTTGGGCAATGATGCGATCCGGCCGCTGCTGGCCGCGCTGAAGCGAGGCGAGCTGCAGCGACTGGTGCTGGACTTCGAGGATGGCCTGCAGTTCCAGTTGGACCGCGGCCAGCGCTGGCAGTTCTGGAAGAAGCCGCGGCAGCTGCACGACTGATCGGGGTCGGATCCGTTTTTCGTCGGAAAGCGGCTCTGACCCCCGATGGTTACCGGGGTTGCCGGCCAGCGGCCGGCACTACCGCAGCTGCCGGGCGCAATCCCGCCAGCCTCTCCCACGCGCGGTATCATCCCTCTGTCTTTCGTAACCGGCGATGCCGATGTCCCTTGCCGCCGATGCTGTGCAGCCATCCACTGATACGGTGACGATCCGCCGTCGCGATGCGGTCGCACCCGGCAACTGGCCGGACGGCACACTGCCGCTGCTGGCGCGGCTCTACGCCAGTCGCGATGCCGGTACCCCGGAGCTGGCGCTGCCGAAGCTGGGCAATCTTCATGCGCCCGAACTGCTGACCGGCATCGATGCAGCGGTGGGCCTGCTGGTCGAGGCCATCGCCAATGACAAGCGCATCCTGGTGGTCGGCGATTTCGATTGTGATGGCGCTACCGCCTGCGCGGTGGGCGTGCGCGGCCTGCGCATGCTCGGCGCGCAGCATGTCTTCCACGCGGTGCCGAACCGCATGGTGCACGGCTATGGCCTGTCGCCGTCGCTGGTGGACGAACTGGCCGCGCTGCAGCCGGACCTGCTGGTTACGGTCGACCACGGCATTGCCTGCCATGCGGGCGTGACTGCGGCCAAGGCGCGTGGCTGGCAGGTGCTGGTCACCGACCATCACCTGCCGGGCCCGCAGCTGCCGCCGGCTGATGTCATCGTCGATCCGAACCTGGATGGCGATGCCTTCCCCAGTAAATCGCTGGCCGGTGTCGGCGTGATTTTCTACGTGCTGATGGCGTTGCGCCGGCAGATGCGCGAGGCCGGTGTCTTCGCCGATGGCAAGGGGCCGGACCTGACCACGCTGCTGGACCTGGTGGCGGTGGGCACCGTCGCCGACCTGGTGGCGCTGGACCCTAACAATCGTGCGTTGGTCAGCGCGGGCCTGCGCCGGCTGCGTGCTGGGCAGGGCTGTGTCGGCCTGCGCGCCCTGATCGAAGCCAGTGGCCGCGATGCCGCACGACTGACCGCCACCGATATCGGCTTCGCACTTGGGCCGCGCCTGAACGCTGCCGGCCGGCTGGAAGACATGGCGCTGGGCATCGCGCTGCTGCTGACCGAGGACCCACGGCAGGCACGCGACATTGCGCAGACACTTGAGCAGATCAATTCGGAACGGCGCGCGGTGCAGCAGTCGATGACCGACGACGCCGAGCAGGCGCTGACCCGCGTGGTGCTGGACACGGCCGGCCAGCGGCCGGTGGCGGCCTGCCTGTTCGATGCCGACTGGCACCCGGGCGTGGTGGGCCTGGTCGCGTCGAAGATGAAGGACCGCCTGCATCGCCCGGTGATCGCCTTCGCCCCGGCTGAGCCGGGGGCCGACACGCTGCGTGGCTCGGCGCGCTCGATTCCCGGCCTGCACATCCGTGACGCGCTGGCGCTGGTCGACGCACGCCATCCGGGCCTGATCGAACGTTTCGGTGGGCATGCAATGGCCGCCGGCCTCAGCCTGCGCCTGGATCACGTTGACGACTTCAAGGCCGCCTTCATCGCCGTGGTGCTGGAAATGCTCGACCCGGCGGCGCTGCAGCAGCAGGTATTGAGCGACGGCGAACTGGCGGCGGACGAGTTGGACCATCGCCATGCCGATGCGCTTCGCCTGGCCGGGCCGTGGGGTCAGGGCTTCCCGGAACCGCTGTTCGACGGCCATTTCGAAGTGGCCAACTGGCGCGTGCTGAAGGAGCGCCACCTGAAGCTGGAACTGCGCCTGCCCGGCGTACCCGGCACGATCAACGCGATCCACTTCGGCGGCTGGCACGGCAATGCGCCGGGTCGCCATGTGCATCTGGCCTATCGCCTGGCCTGCGATGACTATCGCGGTGGCAGCGCGATCCAGCTGATCGTCGAGCACTGCCTGCCCTGCTGAAAAAAGGGGACGGAGGGGATTAAGTCGCTTGTGCCTTGTTTGCCAATTGCGACTTAATCCCCTCCGTCCCCTTTTTCTGTGAGGTCAGCGGACCTCGGTCACCAGGGTCGGCAGTTCCCAGGTTCCACCGGGCACGCCGCGGCACAGGCCTGCTGCGATTTCGGAGGTCGCGACGAAGGCAGTGCCAGTCCAGGTCCAGGTGCTTTGCGAGATGCAGTCGCCCAGTCCGCGGCCCTTCTGCGCGGCGATGATCTGCCCATCGTCATAGTCGATCGCATCACTGGTCACCCACTGCGGTTGGAACGGGGCCTTCGGGCGGGCCACCCAGTAGCCGTCGCCGGTGTTGTAGGCCGCGCGCCAGCAGGGCACGTTGACCAGCACGTGCTGCGCGTCCAGGCGACGTATCTCCAGTGCCGAGTTGCTCAGCGGGATATCGGCATCGGCCTCCAGCAGGCCCTCGCAGCTGTTGTCCTTCAGCGTGGCACGCAGCGCGGCGCGCAGCGCGGGCGAGGCCGCCAGTTGCGCGAAGGCCGGGTCATCCGGAATCGAATCGGCAGTCGGTGCGCTGTGCACGACGGGCACCGGCAGCGCGGCCGGAACGCTGGCTTCGGGCGTGCTGCCCTTGCGCATCACGGCACCGGGCGTGCCGAGGCGGCCCTGGTACTCGTCGATCTTCAGCAGGACTGCGGCAGCGCCCTTGTCCGACAACGCCCAACGTTGACCGGTGGCATCGCTCACGCTGATTCCACCGTCGCGCGCCAGTGCGGACAACAGTGCGGCGGTCTGCGCGGCACTCAGGGTATAGGTGCCTTCGCCCTGGTCCGGTACCAGCACACCCAGGTCCTGCTGCCGGACATGCAGGCGCAGCGCGCCGGCGGGCCGGGCCTGGCCCTCATCCGGCTGCAGCGAAAGACGGCCCTGCATGGCCTGGTTGGCGCCGCCCTTGCGGGTCAGCAGCACGCTGAGCGTGCTCTGCTCGTCGGCGGCGTAGCCGGCGGCGCGGCAGGTGCGGGTGTTGTCACAGGCCACCACCCAATCGTGGTGCTGGAAGTACAGACGGCTGGAGGGTGCCCCGGCGTTCGCAGCGGGCGGGGTGACCAAGGCCAGCAGGGCAAAGGGCAGGAACTGACGCATGGGCATCCATACACATGGGCGGGGCCACAGAGTGCCCAGCCAGGACCGTCAGCGCCAGCCTGAATGGCTGCGCTGTGCTCTCCGTATTTGTGACGTGGTTCGCGCTGCCGTGAAAATCCTTAATGAATTCATCTCCTTATCCAGCGGTGATTGCGTCAAAAAGCTGGCACATGGCACAGGTCAATGGCAAAGTCGGGCCACGACCAACATGGGACGACGGAACGCCCGATGTACGCCGAATCACTGCTTCCCGGCGCCACGCTGCAGCGCCTGCACCAGGACCGACGCCTGATCCGCGTCGAAACCGCTTTGGATCCGGACACGTTCCTGGTCAAGCGCTTCGACGGCGCCGAATCGGTGTCCGCGCCGTTTGCGTACCGCATCGATCTGCTCTCGATCCAGCCGCGACTGGAGCTGAAACAGCTGGTCGGGCAACCGCTGCGGCTGCAGCTCGGCGATGAGTTCGGCAACCGCAGCGTGCATGGTTACGTGCGCGAGTTCGCCAGCACCGGGCAGCAGGCGCAGTTCAGCGCCTATCGTGCCGAGCTGGCGCCGTGGTTCGCCTTCCTCGACTACACCTGCAACTGCCGCATCTTCCAGGACCGGAACGTGCTGCAGATCATCGAGGAAGTCTTCGAGGGCTATGCGCAGCTGGCCAGGTTCCGCTACGACCTCAATGCCGGCAAGCTGGCGCCGCTGCCGTATTGCGTGCAGTACAACGAATCGGACTTCGCCTTCGTCAGCCGCCTGCTGGAAGATGCCGGCCTGTACTACAGCTTCGTCCACGACGAAGAAGGCCATGAGATGGTGATCAGCGACGATTCGACGCTGAGCACTGCCCATGGCGAGCCGCAGCCGATCGCGTTTGTTTCCGACCAGGGCACCCTGGCCAGCACGGGCCTGCATCGCTGGGGGGCGCGGCGCCGGGTCGGGCCGAGCGTGCAGACGCTGCGCAGCTTCGACTTCAAGCAGCCGGGCGAACGGCTGGATGGCAACCAGGGCAACCAGGTGCCGCTGGGCCTGCTGCCGCCGTTGGAGCAGTACCGCTACGACGGTGCCGCGCGCTTCATGAACAGCCGCATCGGTACGGCGCTGGCTGCGGTGCGCAACGAGGAAGTGACCTGGCCGACCAAGCTGTTCGAGTGTGCGGGCAATGCCGGCGAGATGGAGGCCGGCGGCTGCTTTGATCTGGAACGGCATCCGGACTTCATCGGCCGCGACGACACCGATCGCAGCTTCTTCGTGGTCAGCATGCAGCGCGAAGGCCACAATAATTTTGCCGCCGATTTCGGCAGTGCAGAAGCGCCCAGTGTGGAAGTGCAGGCCGAAGTGCTGCGGCGGCGCATCCCGTACCGCCCGCTGCGGCTCACCCCCTGGCCGCGCATGCCGGGCCCGCAGACCGCCACCGTGGTCGGCCCGCCGGGCGAGGAACTGCACGCCGACCGCTATGGCCGGGTGAAGGTGCAGTTCCATTGGGACCGCCAACTGGACCGTCGCGAGAACGCCTCGTGCTGGATCCGCAGTGCCAGCCCCTGGGCCGGCGCGGACATGGGCGGCGTGTCGCCGCCGCGCGTGGGCCAGGAAGTGATCGTCGACTTCCTCGACGGTGATCCGGACCGGCCGATCATCACCGGCCGCGTCTACAACGAAGACAACATGCCGCCGTTCGGCATGGAGGTCAGCGGCCTGAAGTCGAAGACGGTCAAGGGCGCGGGCTGGAATGAAATCACCATGCACGATGGCGCCGGCGGCGAGCTGCTGAACATGCGCGCCCAGCGTGACATGGTCACCACCGTGCTCAACGACCAGAACGCCAGCATCAAGAACAACAAGTCGACTACGGTGGCGGTCAACCACACCATGGGCGTCGGCGCCAACCAGGACATCAGTGTCGGCGGCAACCGCGGCATCACCGTGACCGGCACCGATACGCTGGGTGTCAGCGGCACCCGTACCACCAATGTGACCGGCGCGGTGACCGAGAAGTACGAGACCGGCGAAACCAAGACGATTGCCGCCGCTGGCTACACCGAAACCATCACCGGTGATTTCAAGACCACGCTGACCGGCAACTACACCAGCCAGCGCACCGGCACCTGGACCGAGACCGTCACCTCCACCTCCAGTCGCACCGTCGGTGGGCTGGTCACCGAGACCCTGCAGGCCGCGCGTGAAGTGACGATCACCGGGCAGGACAAGCGCAAGGTGCAGGGCAAGGTCGACGACAGCAACGTCGGCGAGCGCGTCATCGATGTCACCGGCAACTTCAGCCAGGATGCCAGTGGCACCCACAGCCAGGGCTCGGACGGCGCAATGAGCCTGGAGTCGGCGGTCAAGCTCACCAGCAAGGTCGGCGGTTCGGTCATCGAGATCACCGACAGCGCGATCAAGATCACCGCCGGTGGTTCGGAAGTGGTGATCGACGCCGGTGGTGTATCGGTCAACGGCAGCGAGATCAAGCTCAACTGCTGAGCCGCAAGGGAGAAGCACGATGCAGGACACCCCCATGCTGCGCGGCCTGAACGCACTGCGCGATGCCTGGCTGGAGGCCAGCGCCGACGGCAGCCGGCGGCTGCTGGTCTGGCGCCTGCCTGCGGCGGCGAGCCGTTTGCTGGCCGCATTCTTCGAAATGCAGCGCAACGATGCCGGAGGCGATACGCCGGACTACTTCCCGCGCATCGATACCGCCTACGAACTGGGCTTCCGCTACAGCCGGCAGCTCAAGCAGGACCTTCTGGACCGCTATCTGGCCAGCCAGGAAGATCTGCGCGCCCAGCAGGTGCCGCTCGGCTGGCGCGGCCCGCATGAAGGGCATCCGGACAGCGCACAGGGTGTGGTCGAGGTGCTGGAGAGTTTCATCGATCACCACGGCGAACATCTGCGCCTGCTGGCGGCGGTGCTGGAGCCGGAGCGCAGCGTGCCCGGCGAAGGTTTCGAGCGCTGGGTGGACGCCGCGCTGGCCGCCGGCCCCGGCCCACGCCTGCGCCTGGTGCTGGTGGATACCGACGAGGATCCGCGCTGGCAGTCGTTGCTGGAACGGCACGGCAGGATCGCGCGCGTGGTCAGTGCGCCGGTCGACATGTTCGGCATCGCCCGCGATACCGCCGCGCAGTCTGGCGGCCGCGGCCCGGAAGTGCTGTACCGGCAGCTGCTGGCCGACCTGATGCTGCTGCTCGAACGCGGCAGCCCCTCGCAGGTGGTGGCCCGCGCTGAGCGCGCACAGGGGCTGGCGCAGCGCCATGGCTGGCAGGACCAGCAATCGGTGGTGCAGATGATGGTCGCTGGTGCGTGGTTGAAGCACGGCGACCACGGGCAGGCCATCAACAGCTACCGGCAGGCGCGCAGTGCGGCCGAGGGCGCACGCATGAGCGGCAACCCTGCTGCACCGGAACTGGTGATGCAGAGCTGGTTTGGCGAGGCAGGCTGCTGGCTGGCCGCCAAGCAGCCGGAGCGCGCCGCGCAGACCTATCTGCAGGCATCGACGTCGGCAGCGAGCATTCCGCACCCGATGTTCGCGCTGGAAGGCCAGCGCATGGCCGGCTGGTGCCAGTTGCAGGCCGGCCAGCGCGAGGCTGCGCGAACTCAGCTGCTGGAGGCGATCCGCATCGCCAAGCCGCTGGCGCCGGCCGACCGCAAGGCCACTACGTTGCCACAGGCACTGTGGGACCTGCTGCAACTGCAGGATGCGCGCCGCTGCGAATCGCTGCAGCAGGTGGCCGCCGATTACCTGCAGGCCAGCACCGGCCTGCTGGAAAAGGCCGACGCGCAGGGGCGTGCGCTGGGCCCGCGGCCGGTGCGGCCGGCACTGGATGCCATCGACGCGGAGCTGGATGCTGCGCTGGAACGCGGCTTCCACCGCGCCCAACAGGAGCGCGAGCGGCTGATCCAGGGCGGCGACGAATTTTTCCGCAAGATCGTGGCCGTGGGCCGCGACTTCCTCGACCCGGGCTGGAACGGCCTGCCGGCCATCGAACACCCGCTCGATCACGAGATACCGGTGTGGAGCGAGCCGCCGGCGATGCAGCCGTTGCCCGATCCCAGTGGCCTGCTGCAGGCGTCCGTGGCGGCGCCTGCCGGGCCTGCCGTTACAGGAGTGGCTGTTGCATGAAGTCGAACAAGACCGTGGTGATGCTGGTGGCCATCGTGCTGGGCATCATCGTCGTGACCTGGATCAGCGCCGAGTACCGTGACGAAGTAAAGGCGTTCCTACGCGCGTTGTTCCGCGCCTTGTAAAGCAACAGGGAGTGTTGCCGTGAGCATCGCCGCCAAGCATTTCGATCCGCAGCTGGGCATCGACATCCACATGTACGCGGTGCCACCGTGCCCGCTGCCGACGCCGCACATCGGCCTGGTGCTGGATCCGTTCGATTACATCCCGTTCATCGGCTCGACCATCAAGGTCAACGGCGTTCACCGCGGCACCGCCGGGACCGGCGGCCTGGACATCCACATTCCGCTGGGGGTGTGGGGCCCGCCGCTGGCGGCGCCGATGGGGCCGCAGTTCGACGGCGAAGAAATCTTCATGGGCAGCCGCACGGTGTCGGCCGACGGCGAACCGTTCTCGCGGCTGGCGATGCCGGTGCTCGACTGCAACCTGGCCGGCATGATCAATCCGTTCCGGATGAAGAAGCCGAAGAAGCCGCTACGCGCGATGTCGTTGCCGACCGGCTTGAACGTAGCCATTCCGACCAGTGTCAAGGTGGGAGGACCGCCGACGGTGTCATGGACCGCGCTGGCGTTCCGCGCCGCATTCGCCGGGCTGGGCAAGCTGCGCAAGAGTGCGTTCTTCCGCAAGAAGATGGATGCGTTCGCCAACTGGCGGCGCGGCAAGTGGGGCCATCTGCCCTCCGGCTTCCTGAAGTGCAAGGTGCTGCGTGCCGAGCCGGTGGATATCCGCGATGGCAGCGTGGTGGTCAGCCACCAGGACTTCGACATCCCGGGGCGGCTTTCCTTCGCCTGGCAGCGCAGTTATGGCTCGCGCCGCGCGGGCGAACCCGGCCTGTGCGGCGCGGGCTGGCAGACGCCGGCCGACATTCGCCTGGAACTACTGGACGACGGCAGCGTGTGGTTGTCCGGCCCGGACCAGGCCGCGTTCTTCCCCGAGCTGCCGCCCGCTGAAGGCGAGGCCGGCGCGATCCTCGATTTCGTCGATGGCGCGCGCCTGCTGCGTCGGCGCGGGCAGTGGCTGGTGCGCTTCAAGAGCGGCCTGAAGTACGTGTTTGGCGGCGAACTGCCGGCAGGCGTGAGCGCACTGCCGAATCCACAATCCTGGCCGATCGAGCGCATCGAGGACGCGCACGGCAACCACTGGCGGTTCGAGCGTCGCGATGGCCACCTGGTGCGCATCGTCGAAAGCGGTATCGGCGACCTGCAGGGCCGTTTCATCGAAGTGGAGGCGCGCCACGGTCACATCGATCGCATGGCGCTGCATGACCCGGCCACCGGCCTGGTGCATCCGCTGGTGAGCTATCGCTACAGCGCCGACGGCGATCTGCTGGCGGCGGTGGACGCGCTTGGAGCGCCGCGCACCTTCGCTTACGAGCAGCACCGCTTGGTGCGGCACACCGACCGCGTTGGCCTGTCATTCCATTACGCGTTCGACGTGCAGGGCAGGGTGGTGCATTCGTGGGGCGACGGTGGCCTGTACGACTACCACTTCGAGTACGACTCGCTGCTGCGCGAGACCCGGGTGACCGACTCGCTCGGCCATCTGAGCGTGGTCAAGTTCGACGAGAACCAGCTGCCGCTGTGCGAGATCGATCCGCTCGATGGCGTGACGCTGTTCGAGTACGACGATTTCGGGCGGACCGTGGCGGTGACCGACCCGGAAGGGCTGCGCACGGCGTTTGCCTATGATGCGCATGGCAACCTGGTCTGCCTGACCCGCGCCGATGGCACGTCGATCCAGATGGAGTATGACCTGGACGACCATATGGTGTCGCTGCGCACGCCGGATGGCGTCGACTGGCAGCAGGCATACGATGGCCAAGGCCTGCTGGTCAGCCAGACCGATCCATTGGGTGCAACCACCCGCTTCGAGTACGACCCTCAAGGCCAGTTGCAGTCGCAGACCAGCGCGCGCGATGCGGTCACACGCCTACGCTATGACCGTCATGGGCTGGTGGCTGCCGTCATTGATGCGCTCGGCCATGAGAGCCGCTTCGAGCACGATCCGCTCGGTAACCTGCTGCGCCAGGTGGATCCGTTGGGGCAGGCCAGTCGCTACGAGTACGACGCCAAGGGGCGGCTGTTGGCCACTGTTGGTCCGGACGGCAGCGGTGTGCGCTGCGAATACGATGCCGAAGACCAACTGCTGCGCTATACCGATGAAGCAGGCGCGCAGACGCGGCTGCAGTACGTGGGCATCGGCCAGATCGGCAAGCGCGTGCAGGCCGATGGCCACAGCGTGGAGTACCGCTACGACACCGAAGAGCAGCTGGTTGCGGTCATCAACCAGCGCGGCGAAACCTACCAGCTGGTGCGCGATGCGCTGGGCCGCATCGTCGAGGAAGTGGACTACTGGGGGCAATCACGGCGTTACAGCTACGATGCTGCCGGGCGACTGACGGCGACCCTGGATCCGCTGGGCCAGCGCATCGCCTTTACCACCGACAAGCTTGGGCGCATCACCCGCAAGACGCTGCCGGATGTGCGCCATCCTGGTCAGCAGGTACAGGAACACTTCGTCTACGACGTGCAGGGACAGATTGTCGAGCTGCGCAATGCGGCGCGTACGGTGAAGCGCCGTTACGACCCGCTGGGGCAATTGCTGGAGGAACTGCAGGACGGGTTCCGGGTGGGCTACGCCTATGATGAAGTGGGCAACCGCGTGCTGCGCGAGACCGCTGCCGGCAATCGGGTGGCGTTCGGCTACGACCTGCGCGACCAGACCGTATCGGTGGCCATCAACGACGAATCGCCGATCTCGATGGAGCGCGACGCGCTGGGCCGCACCACGCGCGAGCAGCTGAGCCCGCACTTACAGCGCGAGTTCACCTACGACAGCCGTAACCTGCTGACCTCGCAGTCGGTACTGAAGGACGCTGCGCCGCTGTTCGAGACTCGCTACGACTATGACCGCAGTGGCAACCTGACCTGCCGCAGCGACAGCACGCAAGGCGTGGACGAGTACCGCTACGACGCTATCGGGCGCCTGCTGCAGCACATCGACCCGAAGGGCAAGGTCGAGCGCTACTTCAACGATCCCGCCGGTG from the Stenotrophomonas maltophilia genome contains:
- a CDS encoding HNH/ENDO VII family nuclease, with translation MSIAAKHFDPQLGIDIHMYAVPPCPLPTPHIGLVLDPFDYIPFIGSTIKVNGVHRGTAGTGGLDIHIPLGVWGPPLAAPMGPQFDGEEIFMGSRTVSADGEPFSRLAMPVLDCNLAGMINPFRMKKPKKPLRAMSLPTGLNVAIPTSVKVGGPPTVSWTALAFRAAFAGLGKLRKSAFFRKKMDAFANWRRGKWGHLPSGFLKCKVLRAEPVDIRDGSVVVSHQDFDIPGRLSFAWQRSYGSRRAGEPGLCGAGWQTPADIRLELLDDGSVWLSGPDQAAFFPELPPAEGEAGAILDFVDGARLLRRRGQWLVRFKSGLKYVFGGELPAGVSALPNPQSWPIERIEDAHGNHWRFERRDGHLVRIVESGIGDLQGRFIEVEARHGHIDRMALHDPATGLVHPLVSYRYSADGDLLAAVDALGAPRTFAYEQHRLVRHTDRVGLSFHYAFDVQGRVVHSWGDGGLYDYHFEYDSLLRETRVTDSLGHLSVVKFDENQLPLCEIDPLDGVTLFEYDDFGRTVAVTDPEGLRTAFAYDAHGNLVCLTRADGTSIQMEYDLDDHMVSLRTPDGVDWQQAYDGQGLLVSQTDPLGATTRFEYDPQGQLQSQTSARDAVTRLRYDRHGLVAAVIDALGHESRFEHDPLGNLLRQVDPLGQASRYEYDAKGRLLATVGPDGSGVRCEYDAEDQLLRYTDEAGAQTRLQYVGIGQIGKRVQADGHSVEYRYDTEEQLVAVINQRGETYQLVRDALGRIVEEVDYWGQSRRYSYDAAGRLTATLDPLGQRIAFTTDKLGRITRKTLPDVRHPGQQVQEHFVYDVQGQIVELRNAARTVKRRYDPLGQLLEELQDGFRVGYAYDEVGNRVLRETAAGNRVAFGYDLRDQTVSVAINDESPISMERDALGRTTREQLSPHLQREFTYDSRNLLTSQSVLKDAAPLFETRYDYDRSGNLTCRSDSTQGVDEYRYDAIGRLLQHIDPKGKVERYFNDPAGDRLRTEVKQVQARKVVGGDDDDLATWTREGIYQGVHYVFDRAGDLVHKGAPQGDAPDDLTLIWDANHRLAESRRNGQSTYYGYDPLGRRVFKRNPTQTTWFFWDGDALLGEVQQANDAEEAAPVWVGNVASLVEMRRRQRRLEKLHVRVREYVYYPGTFVPLAGLLPTTTRTSNCAPPIESSATARIPEKLASASPLGSPAKATDLAATRASGVEKVGGMGRLGMSTLGGRTEAPTPVLSAAGSLPGREAALLATRSASQPAQSVDGSQGVVASPEDRSLLEGRSKVHFYGTELSGAPNRAIDSAGNVLWTIRYGGWGAEEHTEVGSFEFNVRLQGQYRDEETGLCHNRNRYFDPRVGSFISQDPLGLDAGPGIYEFSYNSQTYCDPLGLSYSRTTASDGRTVYQNDDLFNPDRKVRWTDQATGEYKYGTNLERMAEGYAPIGKDGRPVQLHHLTMTEAPGMNGRRGSLAEIKESTHQKYTSILHIPFPRNPNNRRQTLPRYPSFRMNADGTPSVLSGQFDAFRTSYWKARAAAIIACRQ
- the recJ gene encoding single-stranded-DNA-specific exonuclease RecJ, whose translation is MSLAADAVQPSTDTVTIRRRDAVAPGNWPDGTLPLLARLYASRDAGTPELALPKLGNLHAPELLTGIDAAVGLLVEAIANDKRILVVGDFDCDGATACAVGVRGLRMLGAQHVFHAVPNRMVHGYGLSPSLVDELAALQPDLLVTVDHGIACHAGVTAAKARGWQVLVTDHHLPGPQLPPADVIVDPNLDGDAFPSKSLAGVGVIFYVLMALRRQMREAGVFADGKGPDLTTLLDLVAVGTVADLVALDPNNRALVSAGLRRLRAGQGCVGLRALIEASGRDAARLTATDIGFALGPRLNAAGRLEDMALGIALLLTEDPRQARDIAQTLEQINSERRAVQQSMTDDAEQALTRVVLDTAGQRPVAACLFDADWHPGVVGLVASKMKDRLHRPVIAFAPAEPGADTLRGSARSIPGLHIRDALALVDARHPGLIERFGGHAMAAGLSLRLDHVDDFKAAFIAVVLEMLDPAALQQQVLSDGELAADELDHRHADALRLAGPWGQGFPEPLFDGHFEVANWRVLKERHLKLELRLPGVPGTINAIHFGGWHGNAPGRHVHLAYRLACDDYRGGSAIQLIVEHCLPC
- a CDS encoding DUF1176 domain-containing protein, producing MRQFLPFALLALVTPPAANAGAPSSRLYFQHHDWVVACDNTRTCRAAGYAADEQSTLSVLLTRKGGANQAMQGRLSLQPDEGQARPAGALRLHVRQQDLGVLVPDQGEGTYTLSAAQTAALLSALARDGGISVSDATGQRWALSDKGAAAVLLKIDEYQGRLGTPGAVMRKGSTPEASVPAALPVPVVHSAPTADSIPDDPAFAQLAASPALRAALRATLKDNSCEGLLEADADIPLSNSALEIRRLDAQHVLVNVPCWRAAYNTGDGYWVARPKAPFQPQWVTSDAIDYDDGQIIAAQKGRGLGDCISQSTWTWTGTAFVATSEIAAGLCRGVPGGTWELPTLVTEVR
- a CDS encoding phosphoglycerate mutase, which gives rise to MATATLLLPARSRLAAAALPDDVARALGRATALQLDAGERAQLQRHFSVAAPQWPVAALTRQRDVGDAAGARWLRADPACMVPDMHGARMMAYGETLRPTLADCLALLPVLQPLFADAGFVLDAPDPSRWYLRLPIDLALPEFDNPDEVLGDDLFSHLPEGEGGRRWRALMTEAQVLLHNHSWNQQRVAQGQQPINSLWFWGGGVMPVSVSTAHAQVRSRDALLQGLALAAGVAVDGEQAVDALVDLRQLRSSQQLGNDAIRPLLAALKRGELQRLVLDFEDGLQFQLDRGQRWQFWKKPRQLHD
- a CDS encoding type VI secretion system Vgr family protein; the encoded protein is MYAESLLPGATLQRLHQDRRLIRVETALDPDTFLVKRFDGAESVSAPFAYRIDLLSIQPRLELKQLVGQPLRLQLGDEFGNRSVHGYVREFASTGQQAQFSAYRAELAPWFAFLDYTCNCRIFQDRNVLQIIEEVFEGYAQLARFRYDLNAGKLAPLPYCVQYNESDFAFVSRLLEDAGLYYSFVHDEEGHEMVISDDSTLSTAHGEPQPIAFVSDQGTLASTGLHRWGARRRVGPSVQTLRSFDFKQPGERLDGNQGNQVPLGLLPPLEQYRYDGAARFMNSRIGTALAAVRNEEVTWPTKLFECAGNAGEMEAGGCFDLERHPDFIGRDDTDRSFFVVSMQREGHNNFAADFGSAEAPSVEVQAEVLRRRIPYRPLRLTPWPRMPGPQTATVVGPPGEELHADRYGRVKVQFHWDRQLDRRENASCWIRSASPWAGADMGGVSPPRVGQEVIVDFLDGDPDRPIITGRVYNEDNMPPFGMEVSGLKSKTVKGAGWNEITMHDGAGGELLNMRAQRDMVTTVLNDQNASIKNNKSTTVAVNHTMGVGANQDISVGGNRGITVTGTDTLGVSGTRTTNVTGAVTEKYETGETKTIAAAGYTETITGDFKTTLTGNYTSQRTGTWTETVTSTSSRTVGGLVTETLQAAREVTITGQDKRKVQGKVDDSNVGERVIDVTGNFSQDASGTHSQGSDGAMSLESAVKLTSKVGGSVIEITDSAIKITAGGSEVVIDAGGVSVNGSEIKLNC